From the Helicobacter sp. MIT 05-5293 genome, one window contains:
- a CDS encoding glycosyltransferase family 2 protein, whose translation MKLKKFKYNGKLYLFYTSKGLLWNLIKVLRGGGHNLNTLSVIIPCFNEKATIETLLDVVKNVPLPYKKEIIIVDDGSSDGTKEILQNLHNTHDTTDNKDSHIKIIYHTHNQGKGAALRTGITQATGDIVLIQDADLEYDPSQYPKLLEPFERGVADVVFGSRFVSGDSHRVLYFWHRIANGMLTLFSNMLTNLNLTDMETCYKVFKREIIQSITLQENRFGFEPEITAKIAKIKNIRIYEVGISYYGRTYQEGKKIGVKDGFRALWAILKYRFKG comes from the coding sequence TAAAGAAATTTAAATATAATGGCAAGCTTTATTTATTTTACACCTCGAAAGGATTACTATGGAATCTTATCAAAGTATTACGGGGGGGGGGGCATAACCTAAATACGCTTTCTGTCATTATCCCTTGCTTTAATGAAAAAGCTACGATTGAAACTCTCCTTGATGTCGTTAAAAATGTCCCTCTTCCCTATAAAAAAGAAATCATCATTGTTGATGACGGCAGCAGTGATGGCACAAAAGAGATTCTACAGAATCTACACAATACTCACGATACTACCGACAATAAAGATTCTCATATCAAAATCATTTACCACACGCATAATCAAGGCAAAGGTGCGGCTCTTCGCACAGGCATAACTCAAGCTACAGGCGATATTGTCTTGATTCAAGATGCGGATTTGGAATACGACCCTAGTCAATACCCCAAACTGCTTGAACCCTTTGAAAGAGGTGTCGCTGATGTCGTATTTGGCTCACGATTTGTGAGTGGAGATTCTCATCGGGTATTGTATTTTTGGCATCGCATCGCAAATGGTATGCTCACACTCTTTTCTAATATGCTTACTAATCTCAACCTTACTGATATGGAGACTTGCTATAAAGTCTTTAAGCGTGAGATTATTCAAAGCATCACCTTGCAAGAAAATCGCTTTGGCTTTGAACCCGAAATCACTGCAAAAATCGCCAAAATAAAAAATATCCGAATCTATGAAGTAGGGATTAGCTACTATGGAAGAACCTATCAAGAAGGCAAGAAAATCGGCGTAAAAGATGGATTTCGTGCATTATGGGCAATCCTCAAATATCGCTTCAAGGGGTAA
- a CDS encoding DUF475 domain-containing protein: MKYFFSSFVIALIGLCLAFYVGNWAGVFICALLSILEVSLSFDNAVVNAKVLHTMSEKWRKRFIYWGIPVAVFGMRFFFPVLIVAIAARMGIFETLHIAMYDPQSYHKALEQSRFEIYAFGGAFLLMVFLQFFLDSKREEQWLKWLEANRFTQSLTRIPYSAVLIACVVGIVLLLLTKNYLIGAAYFSALVLYLLIHSFDAFFGTESARNGLVGFLYLEILDASFSFDGVIGAFALSDNIFIIMIGLGVGAMFVRSLTLYLVEKETLQEYIYLEHGAHYAIGTLALIMFLKIFIEVSEIITGLIGVGFITLAFVCSTIVKSRKSQQQNNP; the protein is encoded by the coding sequence ATGAAATATTTTTTTAGCTCATTTGTTATTGCTCTCATTGGCTTATGTCTTGCTTTTTATGTGGGGAATTGGGCTGGTGTGTTTATTTGCGCACTGCTTTCTATTCTTGAAGTTAGCCTCTCTTTTGATAATGCTGTAGTAAATGCTAAAGTCCTCCATACGATGAGTGAAAAATGGCGCAAACGATTTATTTATTGGGGGATTCCTGTCGCTGTGTTTGGTATGCGCTTTTTCTTCCCCGTGCTTATTGTTGCCATAGCTGCGAGAATGGGAATCTTTGAAACCTTACATATTGCGATGTATGACCCACAATCTTATCATAAAGCCTTAGAACAGAGTCGTTTTGAGATTTATGCCTTTGGTGGTGCGTTTTTGCTCATGGTATTTTTGCAGTTTTTTTTAGATTCTAAACGCGAAGAGCAATGGCTCAAATGGCTAGAGGCAAATCGTTTCACCCAAAGCCTCACTCGCATTCCTTATAGTGCGGTTTTGATTGCGTGTGTAGTCGGTATCGTGCTTTTATTACTCACGAAAAATTATTTGATTGGAGCGGCATATTTTTCGGCTTTAGTGCTGTATCTCTTGATACACTCCTTTGATGCTTTTTTTGGCACTGAAAGTGCGCGCAATGGGCTTGTAGGATTTTTATATTTAGAAATTCTGGACGCAAGTTTTAGCTTTGATGGTGTCATTGGCGCATTTGCCTTGAGTGATAATATTTTCATCATTATGATAGGCTTAGGCGTGGGAGCAATGTTTGTGCGAAGTCTGACGCTGTATTTGGTCGAAAAAGAAACCTTGCAAGAATACATCTACTTGGAGCATGGCGCACATTATGCGATTGGCACACTTGCGCTGATTATGTTTTTAAAAATCTTCATTGAAGTGAGCGAAATAATCACAGGGCTTATTGGCGTAGGATTTATTACTCTTGCATTCGTATGCTCTACTATCGTCAAATCACGCAAATCCCAACAACAAAATAATCCTTAA
- a CDS encoding shikimate dehydrogenase: MLRFFGVFGSPIAHSKSPLLHNDAFHILQNQIHFSGYYSRILLENPSRLREVFCDLGLSGANITIPLKEEAYKQCDEVRGIATHIGACNTWVLDRENRIIGYNTDAQGFYECIKPYGVKTALIIGAGGSAKAVAMILAHHQIATTILNRSSDKLVFFEQKGFETYLSSEFKPIQSYDIVINTTSAGLNHHELPLAESKLRDVFTNAKYAFDLIYGKETPFLTLAKSFDLSCSDGKDMLIYQAALAFEKFCFLDEKVLDTQQIIALMREVL; encoded by the coding sequence ATGCTTCGTTTTTTTGGTGTTTTCGGCTCACCCATTGCGCATTCTAAGTCGCCATTATTGCATAATGATGCTTTTCATATTTTGCAGAATCAAATTCATTTCAGTGGGTATTATAGTCGTATTTTGTTGGAAAATCCTTCGCGTTTGCGAGAGGTTTTTTGTGATTTGGGATTGAGTGGGGCAAATATTACAATTCCTCTTAAGGAGGAGGCTTACAAACAATGCGATGAGGTGAGAGGGATCGCTACTCATATCGGTGCGTGTAATACTTGGGTATTGGATAGGGAGAATCGTATTATCGGTTATAATACTGATGCACAAGGATTCTATGAGTGTATTAAGCCTTATGGGGTAAAAACTGCCCTTATTATAGGGGCAGGTGGTTCTGCTAAGGCTGTAGCAATGATTTTGGCGCATCATCAGATTGCCACAACGATTCTTAATCGTTCATCGGACAAGTTGGTATTTTTTGAGCAAAAGGGATTTGAGACCTATCTTTCTAGTGAATTTAAACCTATTCAATCTTATGATATTGTGATTAATACAACAAGTGCAGGGTTAAACCATCACGAATTGCCTCTTGCAGAATCTAAGCTTCGTGATGTTTTTACCAACGCTAAGTATGCCTTTGATTTGATTTATGGTAAGGAAACACCTTTTCTTACTCTTGCTAAATCATTTGACCTCTCTTGCAGCGATGGTAAGGATATGTTGATTTATCAAGCTGCCCTTGCTTTTGAAAAATTTTGTTTTCTTGATGAGAAAGTGTTGGATACGCAGCAAATTATCGCTTTAATGCGCGAAGTCTTATAG
- a CDS encoding copper chaperone PCu(A)C codes for MKLKMSLISLVCGIGMLFAAESKNIEITQPYTYTTRADSNMVGVFMHIKNLSSKPIRLLSGESERSKTFEIHKVEGEGKDKKMIAIKELEIKPKESLELKPGGLHLMLIDLKSPLKKGEKVDVTLHFDNKEKITLEVPVQERKQDSSRGAHKR; via the coding sequence ATGAAACTAAAAATGAGCTTAATCAGTCTAGTATGTGGTATCGGTATGCTTTTTGCCGCAGAATCTAAAAATATCGAAATCACGCAACCCTACACCTACACTACACGCGCGGATTCAAATATGGTTGGTGTATTTATGCACATAAAAAATCTCTCTTCAAAGCCTATTCGCTTGCTTTCTGGCGAGAGTGAAAGAAGTAAAACTTTTGAGATTCACAAAGTCGAGGGTGAGGGCAAAGACAAGAAAATGATTGCAATTAAAGAGCTTGAAATCAAACCTAAAGAATCACTTGAGCTTAAACCCGGTGGTTTGCATTTAATGCTAATTGATCTCAAATCTCCTCTCAAAAAGGGCGAAAAGGTTGATGTTACTTTGCACTTTGACAATAAAGAAAAAATCACGCTTGAAGTGCCTGTGCAAGAGAGAAAACAAGATTCTTCACGCGGCGCACACAAACGCTAA
- the ilvC gene encoding ketol-acid reductoisomerase — protein MALRVYYDKDCDLGLIQKKKVAIIGFGSQGHAHAENLRDSGVEVKIGLYKGGKSWAKAEAKGFAVLEVGEATKWADVVMILIPDELQADVFKRDIEPNLSEDKIIAFGHGFNIHFGQIRAPKGVGVIMVAPKAPGHTVRSEFVNGGGIPDLIAVEQDTSKGDAKAIALSYASAIGGGRSGIIETTFKDETETDLFGEQAVLCGGVSSLVKAGFETLVEAGYPEEMAYFECLHELKLIVDLIYQGGLADMRYSISNTAEYGDMISGPRVINAESKKAMKAILKDIQEGRFAKDFILERKAGYARMNAERKNLAQHPIEKVGQQLRAMMPWIGKGKLVDKDKN, from the coding sequence ATGGCATTACGAGTGTATTACGATAAAGATTGTGATTTAGGGCTTATTCAAAAGAAAAAAGTAGCGATTATTGGCTTTGGTAGTCAAGGACATGCACACGCAGAGAATCTAAGAGATTCTGGTGTGGAGGTAAAAATCGGGCTTTATAAAGGCGGTAAAAGCTGGGCAAAGGCGGAGGCAAAAGGTTTTGCTGTGTTAGAAGTAGGAGAAGCGACTAAATGGGCAGATGTGGTGATGATCCTTATCCCCGATGAATTGCAAGCTGATGTGTTTAAACGCGATATTGAACCAAACTTGAGCGAAGATAAAATCATTGCTTTTGGACATGGATTCAATATTCATTTTGGGCAAATCCGAGCTCCTAAAGGTGTGGGCGTGATTATGGTTGCTCCTAAAGCACCCGGACACACCGTGAGAAGTGAATTTGTCAATGGAGGAGGGATTCCAGACCTTATTGCGGTTGAGCAAGATACAAGCAAAGGCGATGCAAAAGCGATTGCATTAAGCTATGCAAGCGCGATTGGTGGTGGAAGAAGTGGTATTATTGAAACGACTTTCAAAGATGAAACAGAGACGGATTTATTTGGTGAGCAAGCAGTGCTTTGCGGAGGTGTCAGTAGCCTTGTAAAAGCAGGATTTGAAACTCTTGTAGAGGCAGGTTATCCTGAAGAAATGGCGTATTTTGAGTGTCTCCATGAGCTTAAGTTGATCGTGGATTTGATTTATCAAGGTGGTTTGGCAGATATGCGCTATTCTATTTCAAATACGGCAGAATATGGTGATATGATAAGCGGTCCGCGCGTGATCAATGCAGAATCTAAAAAAGCGATGAAAGCGATTTTGAAAGACATTCAAGAAGGGCGATTCGCAAAAGATTTTATTTTGGAGCGCAAAGCAGGATATGCACGAATGAATGCTGAACGAAAGAATCTCGCTCAACACCCAATTGAAAAAGTCGGACAACAATTGCGCGCGATGATGCCATGGATTGGTAAGGGCAAATTAGTCGATAAGGATAAAAATTAA
- the gatC gene encoding Asp-tRNA(Asn)/Glu-tRNA(Gln) amidotransferase subunit GatC: MIIDDTLLSRLEKLAMIHINEDKRQKIQGELTEILGFVENISQLDIPSHCFDEELKTPMREDSPKDACVAKDVLASAPNAQDGFFIVPKIIE, encoded by the coding sequence GTGATTATTGATGATACTTTGCTTTCACGCCTTGAAAAGCTTGCTATGATACATATTAATGAGGATAAGCGTCAAAAAATACAAGGAGAGCTTACCGAGATACTTGGGTTTGTCGAAAATATTTCTCAACTTGATATTCCCAGTCATTGTTTTGATGAAGAGCTCAAAACACCTATGCGCGAAGATTCTCCCAAAGATGCTTGTGTCGCTAAAGATGTGCTTGCTTCCGCTCCCAATGCACAAGATGGGTTTTTTATCGTGCCAAAAATAATTGAGTGA
- a CDS encoding methyltransferase domain-containing protein, whose translation MQNVNLPFDDESFEIITLLAVLEHLHHPIDMLNEIKRVLVPHGILLLTVPSHAAKPVLEFLSYKLHIISKEEILDHKRYYNKKDIVNSLSQVNGLKLLTHHYFQCGMNNFAKIIKE comes from the coding sequence ATGCAAAATGTAAATCTGCCCTTTGATGATGAAAGTTTTGAAATTATCACCTTACTGGCTGTTTTGGAACATCTTCATCACCCTATAGATATGCTTAATGAAATCAAACGAGTTCTTGTGCCTCATGGTATCTTGCTTCTTACCGTGCCAAGCCACGCAGCCAAACCTGTGCTGGAATTTCTAAGCTACAAACTGCACATCATTAGTAAAGAGGAAATCTTAGACCATAAAAGGTATTACAATAAAAAAGACATTGTCAATTCCCTATCACAAGTAAATGGATTGAAACTCCTTACACATCACTACTTTCAGTGCGGTATGAATAACTTTGCCAAAATCATCAAGGAATAG
- a CDS encoding BspA family leucine-rich repeat surface protein: MYKTLFISIITICTIFNGCADSSDSESRAIHHPKDRLELVNLLGDESIKLGQIDTSAITDMSYLFARIPQEKCNELFEQFLKSVDAFVILRIEEIAAADKTYKPTDSNTESIKAALIQQWQDNNQKCTHTAYSRQDFDGIESWNVSNVKDMSYLFAGVKEFDENLGLWNVGKVENMKGAFMKTTFNRNIESWDTSNVQDMSLMFADSHFNQPLNAWNVGGVKDMSFMFYKSRFNQNIESWDISHTENMSFMFARAKTFAQSLESWGQKLNPNALTHKMFEDSYLESNNALPKWYHEPKP; encoded by the coding sequence ATGTATAAAACGCTATTTATTTCTATCATAACGATATGCACTATTTTTAATGGCTGTGCAGATTCTAGCGATTCAGAATCAAGGGCAATCCACCACCCCAAAGACCGCTTAGAGTTAGTCAATCTCCTTGGCGATGAAAGCATCAAGCTTGGACAAATTGACACCTCCGCTATCACCGATATGAGCTATCTCTTTGCGCGTATCCCGCAAGAAAAATGCAATGAGCTATTTGAGCAGTTTCTTAAATCAGTCGATGCGTTTGTAATCCTCCGTATTGAAGAAATCGCAGCGGCTGATAAGACCTACAAGCCTACAGATTCTAACACTGAATCAATTAAAGCGGCACTCATTCAGCAGTGGCAAGATAACAATCAAAAATGCACGCATACTGCCTATTCGAGGCAAGATTTTGACGGGATAGAATCATGGAATGTTTCTAATGTCAAAGATATGAGCTACTTGTTCGCAGGTGTGAAAGAATTTGATGAAAATCTTGGGTTGTGGAATGTGGGCAAAGTCGAAAATATGAAGGGGGCATTTATGAAAACCACCTTTAATCGCAATATAGAATCTTGGGATACTTCAAATGTGCAAGATATGAGTTTGATGTTTGCTGATAGTCATTTCAATCAGCCATTAAATGCGTGGAATGTGGGCGGTGTCAAAGATATGAGCTTTATGTTTTACAAATCACGCTTCAATCAAAATATAGAATCTTGGGACATCAGTCATACAGAAAATATGAGCTTTATGTTTGCTCGTGCTAAAACTTTTGCTCAAAGTCTTGAAAGCTGGGGGCAAAAGCTCAATCCAAATGCGCTAACGCACAAAATGTTTGAGGATTCTTATTTAGAATCTAACAATGCCTTGCCCAAATGGTATCACGAACCAAAGCCATAA
- the ung gene encoding uracil-DNA glycosylase, with product MSESTRIDLDKVKMPDDWKTLLKDELLSPYFADIKSHYMDAIHRHEVIYPQAKHLFNAFYLTPLDRLKVVILGQDPYHNAYPIDGVLTPQAMGLSFSVPRGMPIPPSLQNIYKELSRSLNLCMPNHGDLSGWAKQGVLLLNAILSVQANQPTSHKHFGWEQFTDGVIQTLSDHKTHLVFMLWGNYAKKKADLIDQSKHKVICAPHPSPLSRGFIGSDVFVQANDYLRSIHQEQILWDQL from the coding sequence ATGTCAGAATCGACTCGTATTGATCTTGACAAAGTCAAGATGCCTGATGACTGGAAAACTCTCCTCAAAGATGAGCTTTTAAGTCCTTATTTTGCAGATATTAAATCACATTATATGGACGCGATTCACAGACACGAAGTCATTTATCCACAAGCGAAACATCTTTTTAATGCTTTTTATCTCACACCCTTAGATCGTCTTAAAGTCGTTATTTTAGGGCAAGATCCTTATCATAATGCTTACCCTATTGATGGTGTATTGACACCCCAAGCAATGGGATTGAGTTTTAGCGTCCCTAGAGGTATGCCTATCCCACCTTCTTTACAGAATATCTACAAGGAGCTCTCACGGAGTCTGAATCTGTGTATGCCAAATCATGGGGATTTGAGCGGTTGGGCGAAGCAAGGTGTGCTTTTACTCAACGCAATTCTTAGTGTGCAAGCTAATCAACCGACTTCACATAAACATTTTGGTTGGGAACAATTTACTGATGGTGTGATACAAACTCTCTCTGACCACAAGACACATCTTGTTTTTATGCTATGGGGGAATTATGCGAAGAAAAAAGCAGATTTAATTGATCAAAGTAAGCATAAAGTGATTTGTGCTCCGCACCCAAGCCCACTTTCAAGAGGCTTTATCGGGAGCGATGTTTTTGTCCAAGCAAATGACTATCTCCGATCCATTCATCAAGAACAGATTCTTTGGGATCAGCTTTAA
- a CDS encoding GtrA family protein, whose protein sequence is MKNTLSKLFKYTIVGGSAAIVNWGVFFVGVEILHWYYLFAGLISFVIATLWNFIWARRFVFKRSKHSLFKESFLVYLVSFLALGIDLGTLYICVDIAHINELLGKIFAIGAAFVFNFTLRTFVIYKEH, encoded by the coding sequence ATGAAAAACACCCTCTCTAAACTCTTCAAATATACCATTGTCGGTGGGAGTGCCGCTATCGTAAATTGGGGGGTGTTTTTTGTGGGTGTTGAAATACTGCATTGGTATTATTTATTTGCGGGATTGATAAGCTTTGTGATAGCGACATTGTGGAATTTCATTTGGGCGAGGAGATTTGTCTTTAAACGCTCCAAACACTCACTATTTAAAGAAAGTTTTTTAGTATATCTCGTGTCATTTTTAGCTTTAGGCATTGATTTAGGGACGCTGTATATTTGTGTAGATATAGCACATATCAATGAATTACTAGGCAAAATCTTTGCTATAGGCGCAGCGTTTGTCTTTAACTTCACTTTACGCACATTTGTGATTTATAAGGAACATTAG
- a CDS encoding phosphoenolpyruvate carboxylase, protein MQKSSKKSTLLSPQEFRFVSEILTEMLERTDKKVKSYFVMLQKCLEHNPSSQKSTLTLQQTLTDTLSLIAKEDKILPIIKAFTLYHMLLNIIEEINLSETYTLNHLSKTIQGLLQEGYDKNDIIEVLKDLTFYPVFTAHPTESRRRTFLEAHHQMSQDIKSIFAYQSKQAREHLFYRLNLLWNTHLVRSEKMEILFELDNLLYIIESSILDASTKVLGDVREVLGQELEASPIVLGSWIGGDRDGNPFVSNEVMTKVMKTSQRAIVNVYLESVNKLIRELSMSIDFIQPSKRFLQSLESEKHELSSSELRLFEREPFRAKLYLIKKKLENRLILINVPDSVNFTYKSIQEFLDDIDMMIESLDSLSASRLIELRHLALLGGFHLLRMDFREHRDVIVKTICEIFCLMGLCDSDFKDLNEHQKIEILNRALSHKRINLHTIIDQLSPDSARLVEAFLKIQWSKNRLCEEVLQSFIVSMSTQASDLLCVLWLAKQSELWKTSKESKSKKPKARISITPLFETIDDLQKAPRIIRTLFDNPHYKQYLIDHQMQQEIMIGYSDSSKDGGIFASNYNLYKAIENLAKLQSQLKIRINFFHGRGGSVSRGGGSLEAALLSSAPQSIGGVLKTTEQGEMISAKYLQQKSATKNLSSTISALLKKEVYDRFCVGESCHIDTHTINLLEPVSAKSCEHYRELVYGYNGFMEYFKNATPIEFIQNLNLGSRPSKRKDTQKVEDLRAIPWVFAWTQNRAIIPAWYGLGSGLASGDKSALKACYEENLFFKTTIDNISQAFMKVDLDIAKLYNEFVKNKNIQKNVWESIYSQYQLTMEYLLFLRGENVLLDRESNIRESILLRRPYLSVLNLTQIELIKKYHSCNYPKQRQRLMEQIHATIVGIAQGIRNTG, encoded by the coding sequence ATGCAAAAATCCTCCAAAAAATCAACACTTTTAAGCCCTCAAGAATTTCGATTTGTGTCGGAGATTCTCACTGAAATGCTTGAGAGAACTGATAAAAAAGTCAAGTCTTATTTTGTAATGCTTCAAAAATGCCTTGAGCATAATCCGTCATCACAAAAATCCACACTCACCCTGCAACAAACCCTTACAGATACACTTTCGCTTATTGCTAAAGAAGACAAGATTCTACCCATCATCAAAGCATTCACTCTTTACCATATGCTTTTAAATATTATCGAAGAGATTAATCTTAGCGAAACTTACACGCTCAACCATCTCTCCAAAACTATTCAAGGGCTACTCCAAGAAGGATATGATAAAAATGACATTATCGAAGTGCTTAAAGATTTGACATTTTATCCCGTTTTTACCGCACACCCGACAGAATCTCGCCGCCGCACATTCCTTGAAGCGCATCACCAAATGAGCCAAGACATCAAATCAATCTTTGCCTATCAAAGCAAACAAGCCCGCGAACATTTATTTTATCGGCTGAATCTCTTGTGGAATACGCATTTAGTGCGCAGTGAGAAAATGGAGATTCTCTTTGAGCTAGACAATCTCCTTTATATCATCGAAAGCTCAATACTTGATGCCTCCACAAAAGTGCTCGGCGATGTGAGAGAAGTATTAGGGCAAGAGCTGGAAGCTTCGCCTATTGTCTTAGGGAGCTGGATTGGGGGCGACAGAGATGGGAATCCTTTCGTGAGCAATGAAGTAATGACAAAAGTAATGAAAACTTCTCAAAGAGCGATTGTCAATGTGTATTTAGAATCCGTCAATAAGCTTATACGCGAGCTTTCAATGTCAATTGACTTTATCCAACCAAGCAAACGATTTCTCCAATCTCTCGAATCTGAAAAACATGAGCTCTCAAGCAGTGAATTACGACTTTTCGAGAGAGAACCTTTCCGTGCCAAACTCTACCTCATCAAGAAAAAACTTGAAAATCGCTTGATTCTTATCAATGTGCCTGATAGCGTGAATTTTACCTACAAAAGTATCCAAGAGTTTTTAGATGATATTGATATGATGATAGAATCCCTTGATTCGCTGTCTGCAAGTCGTCTCATTGAGCTACGACACTTAGCACTTTTAGGAGGCTTTCATCTTTTACGAATGGATTTTCGCGAACATCGTGATGTGATTGTTAAAACAATCTGTGAGATTTTTTGCCTTATGGGGCTATGCGATAGCGATTTCAAAGACCTAAACGAACATCAAAAAATCGAGATTCTTAACCGAGCATTAAGCCATAAAAGAATCAATCTTCATACGATTATTGATCAACTCTCGCCAGATTCTGCGCGGCTCGTGGAAGCGTTTTTAAAAATCCAATGGTCAAAAAATCGTCTTTGTGAAGAAGTCTTGCAAAGCTTTATCGTCTCAATGAGCACACAAGCAAGTGATTTGCTCTGTGTGCTATGGCTTGCCAAACAAAGTGAACTGTGGAAAACCTCTAAAGAATCTAAAAGCAAAAAACCAAAAGCAAGAATCTCTATCACACCACTTTTTGAAACGATTGATGATTTACAAAAAGCTCCTAGAATCATTCGGACACTTTTTGACAATCCTCATTACAAACAATACCTCATTGACCACCAAATGCAACAAGAAATCATGATAGGTTATTCAGATTCAAGCAAAGATGGCGGTATCTTTGCAAGTAATTACAATCTTTACAAGGCAATTGAGAATCTTGCCAAACTTCAATCGCAACTCAAAATTCGTATCAATTTTTTCCATGGTCGAGGGGGAAGCGTCTCTCGCGGTGGAGGAAGTCTTGAAGCAGCATTATTGTCTTCAGCACCTCAAAGCATAGGCGGTGTGCTTAAAACAACTGAACAAGGTGAAATGATTAGTGCAAAATACTTGCAACAAAAAAGTGCTACAAAAAATCTCTCTAGCACTATCAGCGCGTTGCTCAAAAAAGAAGTCTATGACAGATTCTGTGTGGGTGAATCTTGCCACATTGATACTCACACAATCAATCTGCTTGAGCCTGTATCAGCAAAATCCTGCGAACATTATCGAGAGCTTGTTTATGGATATAATGGTTTTATGGAATATTTCAAAAATGCTACACCAATTGAGTTTATTCAGAATCTCAACTTAGGATCTCGCCCTAGCAAACGCAAAGACACCCAAAAAGTCGAGGACTTACGCGCTATTCCATGGGTCTTTGCATGGACACAGAATCGAGCAATTATCCCCGCATGGTATGGTTTAGGAAGCGGTTTGGCATCGGGTGATAAATCCGCGCTCAAAGCCTGCTATGAAGAGAATCTGTTTTTTAAAACCACGATTGATAACATCTCTCAAGCCTTTATGAAAGTGGATTTAGACATTGCTAAACTTTATAATGAATTTGTCAAAAATAAAAATATCCAAAAAAATGTGTGGGAGAGTATTTATAGCCAATACCAACTCACAATGGAATATCTTTTATTTTTGCGTGGAGAAAATGTATTGCTTGATAGAGAATCAAACATTCGAGAATCCATTCTTCTAAGACGCCCTTATTTAAGCGTGCTTAATCTCACACAAATTGAACTCATCAAAAAATATCATTCTTGTAATTACCCCAAACAGCGTCAAAGGCTAATGGAGCAGATTCACGCGACAATCGTAGGGATTGCACAAGGGATTCGCAACACAGGCTAA
- a CDS encoding class I SAM-dependent methyltransferase has product MNNPESLNINNVSETLLIPLYFRACEEKRANEGKSAILRDSFAQGLIDAIPYDYSKLDSGKLSRVGCCVRAAYFDRKVAEFITKNDHAVVICGGCGLDTRYERLKSQNLPHFENATFYEIDLPEVIALRKSLLSESSKDVYLGASLLEKECFLEIKQKHANAPIIVVIEGVMMYFDNEEITKIFSHLSILGEVQLWVDFVGSAFVKHKVQHDTIRHFDAKFRSGFDNPDEVIALAQKANVALSLLEISLYMRQYWSRWGIFGMLMGLLPRKIQMKFSFMAGFEIRLCRDSG; this is encoded by the coding sequence ATGAATAATCCTGAATCCCTTAATATAAATAATGTTTCTGAAACCTTGCTCATTCCGTTATATTTTCGCGCATGTGAGGAAAAACGGGCGAATGAAGGAAAGAGTGCAATATTGCGTGATAGTTTTGCGCAAGGTCTGATTGATGCGATACCTTATGACTATAGCAAGCTTGATAGCGGTAAATTAAGTCGTGTGGGGTGTTGTGTGAGGGCAGCGTATTTTGATAGAAAGGTCGCAGAATTTATCACTAAAAATGATCATGCAGTAGTGATTTGTGGAGGTTGTGGGCTTGATACGCGCTATGAGCGGCTCAAATCGCAGAATCTGCCGCATTTTGAAAACGCGACATTTTATGAAATCGACTTGCCTGAAGTCATTGCCTTACGCAAAAGTCTTTTATCAGAATCTAGTAAAGATGTGTATCTGGGCGCATCTTTACTAGAGAAGGAATGCTTTTTAGAAATCAAACAAAAACACGCGAATGCTCCTATAATCGTGGTAATAGAAGGCGTGATGATGTATTTTGATAATGAGGAAATTACAAAGATATTTTCTCATTTGTCAATTCTTGGAGAAGTGCAATTGTGGGTAGATTTTGTAGGCAGTGCATTTGTTAAGCATAAAGTGCAGCACGATACAATTAGGCATTTTGATGCGAAGTTTCGCAGTGGATTTGATAATCCTGATGAGGTGATTGCTCTAGCGCAAAAAGCCAATGTAGCATTGTCATTGTTAGAAATAAGTTTATATATGCGGCAATATTGGTCTAGGTGGGGGATTTTTGGAATGCTTATGGGGCTTTTGCCGCGCAAGATTCAGATGAAGTTTAGTTTTATGGCTGGGTTTGAGATTAGGCTTTGTAGGGATAGTGGTTAA